The proteins below are encoded in one region of Rhinolophus sinicus isolate RSC01 linkage group LG07, ASM3656204v1, whole genome shotgun sequence:
- the DUSP29 gene encoding dual specificity phosphatase 29 — protein sequence MTSGEPKTSLKNAYPSAKRLLPKALEEEAEHYWTPGAFELERLFWKGSPQYTHVNEVWPNLYIGDEATALDRYRLQKAGFTHVLNAAHGPRNVDTGPDYYRDMAIEYHGVEADDLPTFDLSVFFYSAASFIHRALHCDHSKILVHCAMGRSRSATLVLAYLMIHRNMTLVDAIQQVAKNRCVLPNRGFLKQLRELDMQLVQQRREAQHGDDGEEASEKEP from the exons ATGACATCCGGGGAGCCCAAGACAAGCCTCAAGAATGCCTACCCATCTGCCAAGAGGCTGCTGCCGAAGGCGTTGGAGGAGGAGGCGGAGCACTACTGGACCCCGGGAGCCTTTGAGCTGGAGCGTCTCTTCTGGAAGGGCAGTCCCCAGTACACTCACGTCAACGAGGTCTGGCCCAACCTCTACATCGGGGACGA GGCGACAGCGCTGGACCGCTACAGGCTGCAGAAGGCGGGCTTCACACATGTGCTGAACGCGGCCCACGGCCCCAGGAATGTGGACACCGGGCCCGACTACTACCGCGACATGGCCATCGAGTACCATGGAGTGGAGGCTGATGACCTGCCCACCTTCGATCTCAGCGTCTTCTTCTACTCAGCGGCCTCTTTCATCCACAGGGCACTCCACTGCGATCACA GTAAGATCCTGGTACACTGCGCCATGGGCCGCAGCCGGTCGGCGACCCTGGTCCTGGCCTATCTGATGATCCATAGGAACATGACCCTGGTGGACGCCATTCAACAAGTGGCCAAGAACCGCTGTGTCCTGCCCAACCGGGGCTTTCTGAAGCAGCTCCGGGAACTAGACATGCAGCTGGTCCAGCAGAGGAGAGAGGCCCAGCACGGCGACGATGGTGAAGAGGCCAGTGAGAAGGAGCCGTAG